The DNA window GTAGAACACAGAACCATTAATGTCAATGGCATTAATATTCATGTAGCAATCAAAGGTCCAGAGAATGCCCCAGTTATTCTCTTCATCCATGGATTCCCTCAACTATGGTATTCCTGGAGACACCAGATTGAGGCTCTATCCTCACTTGGCTACAGAGCTGTGGCACCGGACTTGAGAGGGTATGGTGACACAGATGCGCCAGCTGAAGTTACAAGCTACACCGTTCTCCATGTGGTTGGTGATTTGATTGGGTTGCTTGATGTTGTAGCTCCGAATCAAGAGAGTGTTTTTGTTGTGGGACATGATTGGGGTGCTTTGATGGCTTGGCATTTGGCTTTGTTTAGACCAGATAGAGTTAAAGCTTTGGTTAACTTGAGCGTTTTGTTTAATCCAAGGAATCCCAGTAGGAAAGTTATTGCGACTTTGAAGGCTGTTTATGGTGACGATTATTATATTAACAGATTCCAGgtttgttgtattgttattttaatgatGGGTTGTTGATTTTCAGAATCAAAGTTACTTTCTTGACTGCATACTGTTTTGTGATGTCAAATTGTAAACTTGTTCTCGCAAATCTTTCGCTTTTTTCTGGATTACATGGATTATGTTAGTAGATTTTGTAGGTATGTTTACTATTTGAAGGGATCATTTGACAGGTATGAAAAGATCAGGCATTTGcagttgtttttttgaattgacccatcttttcttttgttatatgAAGTGTTTAATCATCAAGTTTTAGACTTTTGATTGTTATGCTAATAAATCTTCGACCCTTTATGTAGTATAGGAATTGGATTAtcatatattttgtttgctATTTGCAGTGATTATTTGATTGGGATGGATTAGATTGGGCTTTTTGGTAGTAATTAGCTAGTAGCTACGAATTTGACCAGCTGTTCTAGCtgaaatgattatttaacaGTATAATTTTAGCTGAAGCTTAAATAATCATTCATGGCATCAGGCAACGTTGTTATCTAACTGCTCTTGGGCACACTTgagaaagttttaaattttggtctTGTATAGTTTATCATAATTGGCTTCTTATAATGATGCACAAAAACCCATTTTAATGGAGGAACTGCTCGATTGTTTTTGTAGGAGCCTGGAGAGATTGAAGCTGATTTTGCAGAGATAGGTACGGAGAAAGTTCTCCAGGAATTCTTAACCTACCGCACTCCAGCTCCTCTCTTTTTACCTAAAGGCCAAGGGTTTAATGGAAAGCCTCTGGACACTCCAGTTGTCTTACCCTCTTGGTTGTCTGAAGAAGATGTCAAGTACTACACCAGCAAGTTTGAGCAGAAAGGCTTTACTGGAGGATTGAACTATTACCGAAATCTTGACCGGTATGTCTTCCTTCCATGTTTGTTCAGTTTGTTGGTCTTTCCTGGTAATGCAGATTAAAAATTTCCTGCGTCCCGGAAATTTAGATGTGTCTCCAACCTCTTGTTGTATTTTGTGGTTTTTGTTAGTTTTACGTCACTGTTGCGTATTGATCAGGACAGAGGGATGTTATTATCTTTCATtaagagattgaattgaaatcCATACCCAGGAGTCTTAATATTTCCAAGTGTTTCAGCATGCTATATAGCTCTTGAAATGAAGACCTTTGCTTATGTTGCTTACCTGATCATGTGCaagttttatttcctttttttcccatcatcactcctgcttcattttttttccaaactccTCTTACCTTCCATGTTGCAGGAACTGGGAACTTACCGCACCATGGACTGGAGCTCAAATAAAAGTTCCGGTCAAGTTTATCGTGGGTGATCAAGACCTCACCTATAATTCTCTCGGTGCCAAGGATTATATAGCCAAGGGCGGGTTAAAACGAGACGTTCCATTTCTACAGGACATAGTTGTGATGGAAGGTGTGGGTCATTTTATCAATGAAGAGAAACCTGAAGAGATCAGTAAGCACATTTACGACTTCTTTCAAAAGTTCTAGTTCGCTTGCTTGTTTCCCTTCTGTTGTCTTTGCTGAAGAGATGAAGAATTCAAGTTTGTGCATTCGTATGTTGAAGGCTTGCATGCTCGTGTGGggttttgattatttgaatgGGATGTTCTTGTGGTTATTTACTACTGTAATGGTTGCTGTAATTTCCATATGCgctcaaaataaatcatgtgtgtgATTGTTTCGTACCCAACATTTGACTGTTGAATTGATTGCTCAAAGCACAAGCATGCTGTTCGTGGAACACTGCACACATGAAACTCTATGCACTAGCTGGAGGAGCCCCGCATTTTTGCTTTTTAGGTGCCCAAAATCAAGGCACAGTAACTAGAGTGCCTTCAAGCAATTGCAAGGAATATTGTTATAAAACCTGGCACAATGAGTTAAACCAGTGATTTATAAACATAGGACCTAGCTCCTGGTCGGGTTTGATGTGAAACTAGGTTGAGAGTTGGCTTGATGAGTTAACTTGTGATTTGATTTATGTAGTCAA is part of the Populus alba chromosome 10, ASM523922v2, whole genome shotgun sequence genome and encodes:
- the LOC118036963 gene encoding epoxide hydrolase 3, whose amino-acid sequence is MASSVEHRTINVNGINIHVAIKGPENAPVILFIHGFPQLWYSWRHQIEALSSLGYRAVAPDLRGYGDTDAPAEVTSYTVLHVVGDLIGLLDVVAPNQESVFVVGHDWGALMAWHLALFRPDRVKALVNLSVLFNPRNPSRKVIATLKAVYGDDYYINRFQEPGEIEADFAEIGTEKVLQEFLTYRTPAPLFLPKGQGFNGKPLDTPVVLPSWLSEEDVKYYTSKFEQKGFTGGLNYYRNLDRNWELTAPWTGAQIKVPVKFIVGDQDLTYNSLGAKDYIAKGGLKRDVPFLQDIVVMEGVGHFINEEKPEEISKHIYDFFQKF